actaaaaaaggtcaaaccgaacccaaatcgacccgattatagatatactatttttaaattatgttatacataaaaatatttattaaaatgtaatttataaatattttttttaaaattttcataattttgttttttttcttacatttagatttggatttgagaaccccatctaaataatatactaaaaaaacccatcttataaagttatattataaagttaaaacttcaaacagtgttctgcctccatcttatatgttgatattttgtactagaactctttttaagaagcattgttctgtgttttttattagatactatgaaaaacccgataaactcaaaaaaaatggaaaatccaaaaaaatccgaaaaaaattgatatcgaaaaacccgacttttattggtttggtttggtttatagatttaataaccgacacaaatggtttggtttggtttgtaaaaaatccgaaccaatccagtccatgtacacccctagtcgTGATGTATTCGGATTCCaccaaattcaagaaatttttataaatttggaAAAAGTAGAGATATGATGTAATTAGCTCTTGACACTATGAAATTTGTGTAATCTCTATCAGAATCAAAccaaaaaagaacaagaaagagaaattaaacctaaaaaaaaatattgctaaaaATCTTAATGCAAGGTTTAACCATAAAATGCTATAACTCAgaagaatttatttttctcatgaTATTTTTCTTTGTGCCGTTTAAAGTTAAGTTTTTGAACAAGCTTTACTTTTGTTGTAATATGAAATTAGAAAAATTCTTAAAGTGTCAAGGATCTCCTTCTAATTGAGTTGGACGGCTCaatttattgtaatttttatataatttttgaatatttaaattttaattttaaaatattaaattaatgtaatctaattttttaaataacatgacaactaaaaagaaagagaatatttttttaactcttTGACTTATATAATTTAGGACCAAATTATCACTTTTTGTAATACATTAATTAAAATCATTTCCATCATATTTAACATTCAGTACCAAATGAAaccatttttttatatatatataataataaagaccattttgatcattttccatCTTTATCCTTTCTTAATTTAATAATCTTTTTTAGTCTCCGAATATCCGAATAAAAGGCGGGTTCTTAATTCTTTTCAACATTCAATAGTACCGATTCAAAattaggaagaaaaaaaaaactttaaaaagctAAGCTCAATTTGAAAACTCAATTTTCAAGTATTCCGTTTATCGATGATTCATCATTTGATCTCAATTTTAGGAGGAACAATTTGATcattaggaaaaaaaaattcaaaattttagacGAATTTGAACCCTAAAAGGTAGCTGGATGCAGAGGATAATGTCAATTTCATCGGATTATTTGAATCTGCTTAGCAGTTATTCAGCACCTATATGGGCAACTCTAGTTGCTGGGTTCTTCGTAATCCTTACATTCGCATTCTCTATGTATCTCATTTTCGATCACTTATCAGTTTACAAAAATCCAGAGGTAAAAAACTCTACTTTTTGATGTTTTCTTTCAGTTtttatgattctatatgtatCTGTTTTGTAATGGCAGGAACAAAAGTTTTTGATTGGAGTGATATTGATGGTACCTTGTTATGCTGTTGAATCAGTGAGTTTTTCTGTTTCCATTTTCCTTGATTTTCTAAGTTATATGAGTTGGGATTTGCAGAAAGACAAAATCTTTCTCCAAATACCAAACTGAAAATGTGGCTTAGTAGTTAATGGAGTGAGTTGAGGAACATGAGGTCTCAGGTTCAATCTCCGTAGAGACtaaaaattaggtgatttcttttcaATCTGTTCTAGTATTGGTGGACAGATTTACCTTATACCTGTTTGCTTGTGAGAGGTAGCAGGTATCTATCTGTTCTAGtcttggtggacagagttacctTATACCTGTTTGCTGGTGGGAGGTAGCAGATATCCTCTGACATCTTGTCGAGGTACGCGCAAGCTAGTCCGGACACCATggttatccaaaaaaaaaaagatcaacGAGTTGTCATGATCACTTGTTAATATCAATAACAATGATAGTGATAAAGCTCAGTCGTTGAGGAGGCAAAATGAAATATAGAGGTTTGTCAGTAAGAGGTACTGAAAGGGAAAAAAAGGAGGAAGATAACCTTATTGCTCAGGTTCATTAGTATCTTATGTTGAAAAGAAATAAACAGTAAAAACTTCAGAGAAGAAAAACAAGGAAGAGATATGTTAATAGTGTTCAAGTTGGTTGCTAGTTGAAGGTGATAACACCGATAGGAAAAAGTGAATTTAATATGATAACATACAAATTGTCTAACGGTTATAGAGgtacatatcataatcatatgaGAAAAAAAGCAAATTTGAAAGAGAGCAGAACATACTATCCTCAATTTCAGAAGTAGTAACATTTGTCAAGTGTTCAAAGTTTTTATCTCTTTGTATATTAGACATTGACATTCCTTGGTAAGGGCCTTCACTTTCACACTCCATCAAAGTGAAGGAAAATAATGAGAGACGGTTTAGTCCTGGATATTCGAAGTTgatatttatgatatttgttTCACAAAGTTTTGTTAAAATCTTACGGGATTAAGTTAAACGCACAGCAAAGGCAATCATTTTTGTTGAAGATCTCAGCTCGTTTTGACTTTGTGAGTTATTGTCATAGACCCACAGGAGTTTACTTGGTTAATTCTCTAATATGGCTTATTTTTCAGTTTGTGTCATTGGTAAATCCGGCGATTACTGTTGAAATTGGGATACTGCGTGATTGTTATGAATCCCTTGCCATGTACTGCTTTGGGAGGTATCTTGTTGCATGTTTAGGTATGGATATTTTCTATGTTAAGTCTGATTACTTGGCCACTTCCATCTAATGTTTAGATTTAGGAAAGTAACCCAACTAACCTTCCTGCATAAAGAAAGAGTTTTTTCCCTTGTTTTGCAACTTGAGAAGATGTGATAGCTATTCATTGTCGTTCTCCTATTCATTAGCAGATtccttctctctctctcacacacacacacacacatgcTCACATGTTTCTTGTTGGTATGACAACTGAAGTTTGACTGCTTGATATAAAGGGCTGGTGTGCCTTATTTGCTATGTGTTCTTCTTAAGTGCCCCTATACTGTAAAAATGTTAAGTGAAGTTTGCAAAGCTTAAATTTGTCTTGGTTTGATTTTACTAGTCGATACCACTGGTCACCAGCAAAATGTATCCAAAATCTCTTATGTGAACCTGCTCAGTTATTTGTGTTTTTCTTCCTTTCGTTTTTCCCCtccattttttttgaattaggtGGAGAAAAGAGGACCATACAATTTATGAAGAGGGAAGGACGTGCAGGTTCAAAGATGCCACTACTAGAGCATGGCTCTGAAAAGGGGATTGTTAAGCATCATTTTCCcatgaattatattttcaagccatGGAAACTTGGTCAGTGGGTCTACCAAGTTATCAAGTTTGGAATTGTCCAATATGTAAGTGCCTGACTTAGAGCCTATATTCCTTTGGACCGTCAAGCTTTCTCGTCTCTTGacttaaatatatacaacacaAAATCTGCAGATGATAATCAAAGCATTTACTGCTACTTTAGCAGTGATTCTGGAAGGTTTTGATGTATATTGTGAAGGAGACTTCAAATGGAATTGTGGGTAAGAAACGCTCTTCTTCTTGTTTTCAGCTGGATTTGGCCTTTTATCCATCGCTTTGATCAAATAATCTTTGTATCCTACGTTTTTGTTTTCTTCCCATGATACCGATGGTCCTTTGCCACTTTCCTCGGATAATGGGAAAATATTCCTTCATTTTATCCTCCTTGGTGCCATCCAGCATGAGACTGTCTTTGTGTGCCTTTTGGCGAAGCTTAAGTTATCATGTCTTTATGTGCATACATTTTATATGAGACAGCCAGCCAGCCAGGCAAAGGGTGTTAAGTTTGAGTGGAAGTCTATCCCGCAATAATTCATGAATAGTGACTGCATAGGCCTCAATATTCAATTTATGGGTATAAAGCTGCACCTATTTGGCAAATACTcctataaataattatttgtctAGAAATATTTTGACATTCAATACCATGATATCATGCTGATTTGACCATGTAAGTAATGAAATAAATGTCCAAGATATCTCTTACATTATCTGTCTTGTCTTTGTAGGTATCCATATATGGCTGTGGTTTTGAATTTCAGTCAATCATGGGCATTGT
This sequence is a window from Solanum dulcamara chromosome 10, daSolDulc1.2, whole genome shotgun sequence. Protein-coding genes within it:
- the LOC129871300 gene encoding protein LAZ1-like isoform X2 gives rise to the protein MQRIMSISSDYLNLLSSYSAPIWATLVAGFFVILTFAFSMYLIFDHLSVYKNPEEQKFLIGVILMVPCYAVESFVSLVNPAITVEIGILRDCYESLAMYCFGRYLVACLGGEKRTIQFMKREGRAGSKMPLLEHGSEKGIVKHHFPMNYIFKPWKLGQWVYQVIKFGIVQYMIIKAFTATLAVILEGFDVYCEGDFKWNCGYPYMAVVLNFSQSWALYCLVQFYTITKDELSHIKPLYKFLTFKSIVFLTWWQGLAIALLSTLGFLKSPITQALQFKSSIQDFIICIEYRWALLLWSTSMSSLPSHTS